The Drosophila gunungcola strain Sukarami chromosome 3L unlocalized genomic scaffold, Dgunungcola_SK_2 000003F, whole genome shotgun sequence genome contains a region encoding:
- the LOC128258375 gene encoding zinc finger protein 574 yields the protein MHTTAQLDSLEQKRSASLIFRIEQLLPSTSISPSTMTSTSPTETTLTATTSAASPAKRMRSNSRPGVYTTQYTPKDTCSIAIPTSALLSSTATPTDGGRSHCQLSNGELIVSAAQLRQIKLSEDVYSFNAIFELHGGQAVRVRLVRDVARDDEIVVWFGEELVLLMGIPFLTPLNIQGNSRYTCHSCHLTFETPHPLKIHLALGCGRSAMDILWMRLHYALKAASRSQTATQHSPIPATSSTSSASPTHSPPPHMPPRFSAFRPIAALTQSLPMTTTTSTSGTLSYLPSISMATAPLAAHPMNAAAQIEAIVSNMGASKQGHLCIYCGKVYSRKYGLKIHIRTHTGFKPLKCKFCLRPFGDPSNLNKHVRLHLQTHPSGSTGGAESATGGTGSDVDIEGETEARFQCHLCHKSLPRRRDLQRHMETRHRGSHSHSHSQSSTTSTTTLAMETVTTSNPAEFRGKSVWYALWETADN from the exons ATGCACACGACAGCTCAACTGGATAGTCTGGAGCAGAAGCGCTCAGCCAGCCTGATATTTCGGATCGAGCAGCTGCTGCCCAGCACCAGCATCTCACCGAGCACCATGACGAGCACCTCACCGACGGAGACCACATTGACTGCCACCACGAGTGCGGCCAGTCCAGCGAAGAGGATGAGAAGCAATTCGCGACCAGGTGTTTACACCACGCAATACACACCCAAGGATACTTGTTCGATCGCCATTCCCACTTCGGCTCTGCTGAGCtccacggccacgcccacggATGGCGGACGATCGCACTGCCAGTTGTCCAATGGCGAGCTGATCGTGTCTGCCGCCCAGCTGCGCCAGATCAAACTCTCCGAGGATGTCTACAGCTTCAACGCCATCTTCGAGCTGCACGGCGGTCAGGCGGTGCGAGTGCGCCTGGTGAGGGATGTGGCCAGGGACGACGAGATCGTGGTCTGGTTCGGCGAGGAGCTGGTTCTCCTCATGGGAATTCCATTCCTGACGCCCTTGAATATTCAAG GAAACAGCCGGTACACCTGTCACTCGTGCCATCTGACCTTCGAGACGCCGCATCCGCTGAAGATccatttggctctgggctgtgGCCGCAGTGCCATGGACATCCTGTGGATGCGACTGCACTACGCTCTGAAGGCGGCGTCGAGAAGTCAAACAGCCACCCAGCACTCGCCCATTCCGGCGACCTCATCCACCTCCTCGGCCTCGCCCACCCACTCGCCACCGCCCCACATGCCACCGCGCTTCTCCGCCTTCCGCCCGATTGCAGCACTTACCCAGAGTCTGCCCATGACAACGACGACAAGTACTTCGGGAACGCTGTCCTATCTGCCCTCCATTTCGATGGCTACCGCTCCTTTGGCCGCCCATCCGATGAACGCGGCTGCACAGATCGAAGCCATAGTCAGTAACATGGGTGCCTCCAAGCAGGGTCACCTGTGCATCTACTGCGGCAAGGTGTACTCCCGGAAATACGGCCTCAAGATCCACATACGCACCCACACCGGATTCAAGCCGTTGAAATGCAAGTTCTGCCTGCGACCGTTTGGCGATCCGAGCAATCTCAACAAGCACGTCCGGTTGCACCTGCAGACGCATCCCAGCGGTTCCACGGGAGGAGCGGAAAGTGCAACCGGCGGTACCGGCAGCGATGTGGACATTGAGGGGGAAACGGAAGCGCGGTTCCAGTGCCATTTGTGCCACAAATCCCTACCACGTCGCAGGGATTTGCAGCGACATATGGAAACGCGGCACCGAGGATCACATTCCCATTCTCACTCCCAatccagcaccaccagcactaCCACATTGGCCATGGAGACGGTGACCACTTCAAATCCAGCTGAGTTCCGGGGAAAATCTGTGTGGTACGCTTTGTGGGAAACCGCT GACAATTAA